From the genome of Melopsittacus undulatus isolate bMelUnd1 chromosome 18, bMelUnd1.mat.Z, whole genome shotgun sequence:
GAGGTGATCCAGTGCAGGAGACACCAACCCAGACTAGAAACACCATTATTTTCTATTGCTTAGCAATAGGACATCATCCTAGCTTCCCaccttcctcccatccctgctccccacttCTCTCCCAGCAATCTTTACCACCGACCTTCATTCAGCGCTTGGTGGATGAAGTCAGCAGCAGGATAAAAGTAGGGGCTCATGTCGAAGGAAGGTGAGTCATGGGCCTCGATGCCCAGGTAGCGGATGCCCGTGCCCTCATAGTACTCAGCACCCCCCCTCCACTTGCTGTGCGAGGCATTGAGGATGTGGGTGATGCGCAGGTGAGCCAGCTCGCGCCGGTTGGCTGCTATATCTCtgcagagaagaagaaacagtgTGAAGAAGCACAGGTTTAGACCAGTAAACAGTTTCCAAGGACAATATAGGGGCTGTCCAGGACCATACTTACATCTGGATGCGAAGGTAAACATGCCAGGCTCTTGTATTTTAAGTCAATCTCAGTGTCTGACTCCACAGCACCCACCTACCCCACCAGAGCAGTGCTCTGAATTCACACAGCCATGCTTAtacccttcctcctcctttgtccCAATGTACCACGCTCATCgcatcctccttccctcccatttCCCATCTCCCCCTCCCAGATTTCCCTATTCACAATAACCCTGAACACCCACAGTTCTTGTCCCCCTTCTGATACATACTGATCGCCCAGGTAGAGTCCCGGCCAGACCTCATCAGCATGGTTACAGGCTGTCTTTCCCGTGTACAACAACCTTTCCAGCTCGAAGACACTGAGGATGGGGTGGTTGTTGCGCTCCTCCCGTGTGCTCCGGCTCGGTGACCTGGTGCCGTTCCTGGAGAACCTCGACAGGAAAGCCATTGGAGCTGCCGAGACCCACAAGGCATACCTGTGGGATCGTGAAGGCCGCAGAGTGGCCTGGAggttgcttctgctgctgctgccacccacGGTCCTGGCATGGAAGCAGTGGAGATGCCATTAAAACAGCTGGGGACCTCTCACTCCATCCCTTCCGTACAATCACTGGCCCAAAGCAGCCAGTTCTCACCTTCCTGATGAGAGGTCTGCATCAAGTCAGCTTCCCAGTGTGAGACAGAGCATCACCTACACTCGCTTCCAAGAATCAATACTGCTGGGGAGAAGCTAATGATGCCAGGGCTGGTGAGAGCAGCCACAGAGGCAGCCAGATTGCTGAGTCTCCACAGGCTCCAGTTTTGCTCCAGCCCCAGGAATTTGGGTTGAGGCCACATTGGCAAGAGATGTTCTACACAAGACCACCTTCCTTCTGAGCTGGCTCTGGGGCTTTGCCTGCCAGCAGGACAATGCCAGCTCGAGAGCTGATGCTGCCAACCTGTGATCAGAATCAATGAAAGGAGGCCAGGCCTGGGCAAGCCACCAGGACTGGGGaggaaaaacccccaaacaggTGGAGGATTCCATATGGCAGCACTCAGAGTCTGGCCAGGACCCAGACACCTACAGAGCAGGCACAAAAGCCTGTGGGGAGGGAAAGGCAGGATTAACCCCTCCAAGTACAGCAATCCTTGCACTGCATTTGAACACCTAGGCCTGGTTTGGGGTGGGAAGAGTTAATTCCAGGGGATGAGAACGCCTGTTTTAGAGAGCAGATCCTCAAggatgcagctctgctctcagaCCTTTAGCTCATGCTGATACATGTCACACATCTGCAAGAACCCCCCCTGGACAGCCTTATGGAGCAGGAAACAGCCCCTGCAGCCAGATGCTTCTCAGAGCTGCCTTTTGTTGCTTGTTTGCTGCTGCCCCGCTGACAGAATCACACACACATGAGAATCCAGTTCCCTGTCCCCAAAATCACTGCATCGCACTCGGGAAGGTGTCCACAGAGCATCCACCAgagcccccagcagcagctctgcactggtCCCTTGTCTCTGGGACTCAGGGTAGGGAAAGCTGTGACCTTGGGCTGCATCAGAGCATGTCTGTCTGCTCTGACATGTTGCCTAAGGCGCCGGCCAGCAGCCAAGGGTGCAGAAGGAAGGAGCCTCCAGCCATTCCTTGGCACCGTGCAGGGGAGGAAAACATTGCAAGGGCATGGGGGACCTCAGAGGGATTGCAGGGAGCCTCATGGGTGTCTGCTTCCATACCCCCTGATCCAGGGTGGCAGCCCCAATCCTGCCTGGCACCCTGGGGTGCTGCACAGAGAGGtcagccctgcctgcactgcccaTAGCACTGAGCTcccccagctctcagcctgacACATCTCCCCTGCCCTGGTGAATACTGGATTCCTTCATGATGGGAATTGAGACTTGGCAAACCCCATATGGAAAAGGCATTCCAGCCTGGCTGTGTGCTGGGGCCCTTAAACCTTGTGTGACCTTGGCTGCAGCACAAGCCACATgccaccagccccagggcagcattaagaaacaaacagcagaaggGTCTGTAAAAAGCAACTGACTCATAAGGCTGTAACTACCCCAAACAACAGACCCTCCCATTGCTACAGCTGGAAAACCAGCAATCCACACCTATCCCGGGATGTGGCTCTAGAACCCTCAGGCCCAAAGCTGGCTTCCAGCATCCCACCCCTAACACAGCACCTTGCCAGCCCCCCCCCAAGTGCTGCGGGGAACAGAAGCTGCCCCACATCCAACACCTCCAAACAGACCCCAAAACGCTCCTGGCACCCAAAACTCCATCAGGTACCGGTTGTTCCCCCCCTCTTCAGGCAGCCGAGCATGGGGCTTGCTCCCCGCTCCCCACAGCGTGCTCATGGCTGGCTCCGGAGCCCCTCTGCCCATCGAGCCACGCTGGGAGGGACGGGAAGCAGAGCCAGAGCCTGCCTGGATGCTCGGAGGAGGCAGCGCTGGAGGAGGCAGCCCCGCacagggacagacagacaggcaggagggaggaggCGCCCACCCCATTGCTCTACCTTGGCGAGGGCTGTGGCTTCCCGGCTCGGAGCGAGTGCCGTAGTCACATCCAGTCGGCCAtgtcttcctgctgctgccgccgccgctggAGAAAGGCTGATGTATGAACATCTATTTTAAGCCATGACATGTCCAGAGGCAGGTTTGTTTAGCTCATGCTGTGCATGGATGGGTGAGGGAGGGATGCGGGAGAAGGACAAGGagtgcgcacacacacacacatacacacacacacacatacacacacatacaagtGCCCACGGCCGTGCAGACAAAACCAACGGCAACAATAACATGGCAAAATCCTCCTGCCAGCTTTTCTCTCACTCCTCCTCCAGCAAAACTGGAGTTGCtctgggagggagagaagacAAAGCCATGAAACTGGTGCTGGTGCCATTCCCACCCATACCTCAAACCTGCAGCCGTGCCCAGAGGATGCTGCTTCACTTACAGTTGACCTCATCCCCCCCTCCTATCTTCTAGGGTCTCTATGGCTTGGTGACAGCTTCATTTGCTAAGAGACTAAGCCTTAAAGGgagggggtgtggggtgtgtaTGTGCTGAGCTGACAAACTATTTACAAATCAGTGTCAAATTCAGggaatacttattttttaatggggaaaaaacacagagaaaacaggaaaattgcagctttttgttttgacattttctaaatgaCACCATTCGTTTCCCAAGTGCTGCAGTGGTTTTCAGTTGAGCATTTTCCAGGCAGAATAtgctcctttttcccctttgagtGTAAAAGTTTGATTCAGATCAGCAAGCAGGAGTGTGGTGGGAAACAACCAACCTAGGGAAGAATCAAAGCATGCTGTTCCTGGCCAAACTCATCCTAAGAGGTTTTATGGCATTCCCTCCCCTACTCCTAAGGGATGAAATGGTTTTCAGCTGAGCTTGTGTTGATCCCAGGATACAGAAGCTCCAAGGATGAAGTCAGCATCACCAGATCCACCTGCACCACAGTGTGTACATGCAACATGGTTTAGCTGGGCTTTTTCAACACCCATCATGGACAGCACAGGTTGCATGTGTGCAGCCTCATCACCTTTCAGTGTATCACAGGCCTGGTTCCCCCCCATCATGTACAGCTAAATGGCTGTCAGGAGCTGAACTGGAGGTTAACAGCATGTATAGGTTCAAACAGGCTTTGAACACACCTGGATTGCAGATCTCTCAGCTTTCCCCATGGGTTCTGGATACAGCTTCAGCCTGGGAAGTGGATAACACCCCAGAAGATGGAGAATATGCTCTGGGATATGCcctgctctttgctgctttgCCCAGGCAGTaactgctggctgctgcaggagttGGGTACCAGGGATGATGGCCTTTGCCTGCTCCAATTCCATTGCACCTGCAGAAATATTCATTCACTGTTAGCAAGTCTCAGAAGAGACCCATAAAGCTGCACATCCAGGGGTCCCTGCCAGATACCACCACCTGATCCTCAGGGAACAGAGGCTCCTGCTCTGTCAGCCCCATCAGGATTggaatcttaaggtcctttccaacccaaaccattctatgattccataacTGAGCAGCAGTTGCTGATCCCACCCTTTGGCTCCTGTGCACCACATGAGAAGCA
Proteins encoded in this window:
- the DUSP26 gene encoding LOW QUALITY PROTEIN: dual specificity protein phosphatase 26 (The sequence of the model RefSeq protein was modified relative to this genomic sequence to represent the inferred CDS: inserted 1 base in 1 codon), whose protein sequence is MVQGRERASACPHYRCESARFLLVTQPLAYGGSTSEKLNFPAGAMELEQAKAIIPGTQLLQQPAVTAWAKQQRAGHIPEHILHLLGCYPLPRLKLYPEPMGKAERSAIQMFIHQPFSSGGGSSRKTWPTGCDYGTRSEXGKPQPSPRTVGGSSSRSNLQATLRPSRSHRYALWVSAAPMAFLSRFSRNGTRSPSRSTREERNNHPILSVFELERLLYTGKTACNHADEVWPGLYLGDQDIAANRRELAHLRITHILNASHSKWRGGAEYYEGTGIRYLGIEAHDSPSFDMSPYFYPAADFIHQALNEGRILVHCAVGVSRSATLVLAYLMIRHHMPLVEAIKTVKDHRGIIPNRGFLRQLVALDNALRLKRSA